A stretch of the Vanacampus margaritifer isolate UIUO_Vmar chromosome 6, RoL_Vmar_1.0, whole genome shotgun sequence genome encodes the following:
- the LOC144054294 gene encoding synaptotagmin-1-like gives MMALPSGYLTSERFLKSAAALRFPFSDAVKYSILGLSISLLLVALGILVWQAFKFFKRSSETRPLAQVNGDLLYTDYGSGITGQYKGIPTIKVEDVDTDILESTQEGGENKKMNGWIHYSVYYDAEQRHLVVTILEVEGLQQQRQASSLQLFVQLKLLWSGTETEGLYIDEASEGTPLALRTVLQDWRTRIVKGTSNPLFGDQFTCTLRDEKELDHMDLRMEVRNFDKFSRHTTLGEVRTHLKQLNISYPLELKGKLNTPQKDLVGEVLLSLKFLPTSQRIEVGVLKVRIVHKDLHLDAALYAKISVQCNRCKLKHQKTSAMARGAMTVFNEVLVFSLPEFPVQQCKILVSVFETHSTRKSSKHLIGQLTIKKDNHSQNEHLSLMLRSVRQPIAKWHVLLI, from the exons ATGATGGCGCTTCCTTCAGGCTATTTGACGTCTGAGAGGTTTCTGAAATCTGCTGCAGCGTTGAGGTTTCCCTTCTCAGATGCAGTGAAATACAGCATCTTGGGCTTGTCAATTTCTCTTCTTCTGGTGGCACTGGGTATCTTGGTCTGGCAGGCTTTTAAATTCTTCAAACGCTCATCAGAAACACGCCCTCTGGCTCAAG TGAATGGTGATTTGCTGTACACAGATTACGGGTCTGGAATAACAGGACAGTACAAAGGAATTCCAACTATAAAG GTCGAGGATGTTGATACGGACATCTTGGAATCCACACAGGAAGGAGGAGAGAATAAA AAAATGAACGGATGGATCCACTATTCTGTATACTATGATGCGGAgcagcgccatcttgtggtcacAATCTTGGAGGTGGAGGGGCTTCAACAGCAAAGACAAGCCAGCAGCCTCCAGCTCTTTGTCCAACTAAAGCTCCTATGGAGCGGAACCGAGACGGAGGGGCTTTACATTGATGAAGCG AGTGAAGGGACACCACTTGCACTGCGCACAGTGCTGCAGGACTGGCGGACTCGCATTGTAAAAGGCACTTCTAACCCATTATTTGGAGACCAGTTCACATGTACTCTGCGTGATGAGAAGGAGCTGGATCACATGGACCTCAGAATGGAG gTGAGAAACTTTGATAAATTCTCCAGGCACACAACATTGGGAGAGGTGAGGACCCATCTAAAACAACTTAATATCTCCTACCCACTGGAGCTAAAAGGAAAGCTCAACACTCCTCAgaag GATCTTGTAGGGGAAGTTCTTCTGTCACTGAAGTTTCTTCCAACTTCTCAGCGGATAGAGGTTGGAGTGTTAAAGGTTCGAATAGTTCATAAGGACCTACACTTGGATGCAG CCCTCTATGCCAAGATCAGTGTGCAGTGCAACCGGTGCAAGTTGAAGCACCAGAAAACCTCAGCAATGGCGCGTGGTGCAATGACTGTCTTCAATGAAGTTCTTGTTTTCTCCTTACCAGAATTTCCTGTGCAACAGTGTAAAATTTTGGTCTCCGTTTTTGAGACTCACTCAACTAGGAAATCATCCAAGCACCTGATTGGACAGTTAACCATAAAGAAGGACAATCATTCCCAAAATGAACACTTGAGTCTTATGCTCCGCTCAGTCCGTCAACCAATTGCCAAGTGGCATGTTCTACTTATCTGA